The Alnus glutinosa chromosome 8, dhAlnGlut1.1, whole genome shotgun sequence DNA segment GAAGCGAAAAAGTACATAAAGGACTTGGGACTTGAATATCAGAAGATCCCGTGTTGCCGTAATGGTTGTATGTTATTTTGGAAGGAGTCCGAGAATTTAGAAAACTGTACAACATGCAAAATGTCTAAGTGGAAGGAAGATAATGGTATGATTGATGGGACGTCTcgaaagccaaaaaaaaagccAGCGAAGGGCTTGCGATGGTTTCCATTGATACCTAGGTTACaaaggttgtttatgtcacatcatacaACATCGCACATGCAGTGGCATGCTAATGAATGCACAAAAGATGATGTACGAAGGCATCCGGCCGATGGTCAAGCTTGGAAGACATTTGATGCACGGTATCCTGATTTTGCCTCAGAACCACGCAATGTTAGGCTTGGCCTAGCGTCAGATGAATTTAACCCTTACGGAAACATGAGTACTTCCCACAGTATTTGGCCAGTTATGTTGGTAACATACAACTTTCCTCCTTAGATGTGTATGAAACAACCCCATTTTATGTTATCCTTAATTATCCCAGGTCCAAGAGCATCAGGAATGAATATAGATGTATACCTACAACCTCTAGTACACGAATTGATGGAATTGTGGGATGTCGGTGTTACTACTTATGATGTATCATGAAGAAGTTTACGATGCGTGCAACATTGATGTGGACAATTAATGATTTTCCCGCATATGCCGATTTGTCTGGATGGAGTACAAAAGGCCTTCATGCATGTCCCTGTTGTATGGATTCAACTCAGTCTATCTGGTTAACTTATGGGAGAAAATATTGTTATATGGGGCATAAGAGATGGTTGCATAAGGATCATAGGTGGAGAAAGATGAAGAAATCTTTCGATGGTACGAAAGAAGCGGGAACAAGGCCTGTGACGCCAAATGGTGATGAGCTAATGAGACAATTAGAGGGTGTAGAATCTTTGTTTGGGCACTCTATGGGCAAAAGGCCAAGAACTAATTCCTCGATCAACAAagagaaaagtatttggaagaagcaaagtattttcttcagactCCCCTACTGGAGACATAACTTGTTGCGTCATAACCTTGATGTAATGCACATTGAAAAAAATGTGGTTGATAATATTCTTGGAACGCTGTTAGACATGAAGgggaaaacaaaggacaacGACGAAGCACGTATGGACCTTCGAAAAatgaatttaagacctaatctGCATCCGGTTACCACAGAGCAAAACAAGACATACTTTCCCTCTGCTTGCTTCACAATGTCTAAGGAGCAgaaatataactttttaaagGTCATACAGGATGTAAGAGTGCCAGATGGGTACGCTTCAAATGTGTCACGTTGTGTTAAACTCAAGGAACATACTATGGGAGGGATGAAAAGTCATGACAGTCACATCCTCACGCAACAACTGCTGCCGGTTGCCCTGCGCGGTTCCTTACCAAAGAATGTTGTAGAACCTTTGATACAGTTGTCTGGGTACTTCAGGGAGATATGTTCCAAAACAATGCGGTTAGAGGATTTGGATCATCTTGAGTCTCAGATCCCCATCATATTATGCCAACTGGAACAAATATTCCCATCGGACTTTTTTACCTCGATGGTGCATGTTGTTGTACATCTAGCTACTGAATGTAAACTAGGCGGACCGGTCCACTTTAGATGGATGTATCCTACTGAGAGGTATTAGTTCTTGACttgaaaaagttaatttttaacaTCACTTTTGTGCAACTGAGTGAGATTTTGAGTCATTATTATAGGTGCCTTCATCAATACAAATGTAGCGTTCGCAACAAAGCTGCTCCAGAAGGCTCTATTGCAAAAGGGTACATAATGAATGAATTATTGACGTTTTGTTCTCGTTATTTAGAAAACGCACCCACAATTCACAATAGACCACCACGGAACCAAGAGGAATCAAGGGGAGCAGTTACTAATATCAATTTTGGGGGATTGAGCATGAAACAAGCACATCGATATATAGTTTTCAACTCTGACGATTTCCTTCCGTTGCGCATGTGagtttcataattttatttttcaaattgagaAGTGTACAAAGGATTACGAACATTAATGGAACAATTAGTTGTGATCTTTATGTAGGATGCACCTACAGATTCTAAGGGTTTCTCACGATGGATCTGAAAAGGATTTGCAAAATAAGCACGTACATGAATTTTGTGACTGGTACCTGGGTTATGTAAGTGTCATGTTGTgactattaatttatataaCACCGGTAAGACTTACTTCCaccacatttattttaaataatcgCTCTGATGAACGTTATCCAATCATCAGGTTGACAGCTTGGATGAGGTACACAGAAATTATTTGGGGTCCAAGCTTGTTTGGCATGCAAAAGGACCTATGCAATCCC contains these protein-coding regions:
- the LOC133875086 gene encoding uncharacterized protein LOC133875086, with product MRATLMWTINDFPAYADLSGWSTKGLHACPCCMDSTQSIWLTYGRKYCYMGHKRWLHKDHRWRKMKKSFDGTKEAGTRPVTPNGDELMRQLEGVESLFGHSMGKRPRTNSSINKEKSIWKKQSIFFRLPYWRHNLLRHNLDVMHIEKNVVDNILGTLLDMKGKTKDNDEARMDLRKMNLRPNLHPVTTEQNKTYFPSACFTMSKEQKYNFLKVIQDVRVPDGYASNVSRCVKLKEHTMGGMKSHDSHILTQQLLPVALRGSLPKNVVEPLIQLSGYFREICSKTMRLEDLDHLESQIPIILCQLEQIFPSDFFTSMVHVVVHLATECKLGGPVHFRWMYPTERCLHQYKCSVRNKAAPEGSIAKGMHLQILRVSHDGSEKDLQNKHVHEFCDWYLGYVDSLDEVHRNYLGSKLVWHAKGPMQSPVSFNRYVTNCMMFRTLAHDIRKRTQNSEVSVSTIDGPTYYGKLTNIIEVQYYDGTRYVMFKCDWADIKKDKGYKEDGYGIELVSFKRLIHTGERINDEPFVLSSQVSQVYYVEDARHPDWAVVVKTKPRNVYDVSQGEGLDDDVGDYCENVPFNLNMLQETNDFGNDDVDCAQNDVDVTEVGL